The sequence CGGCGCCAGACACGGTGCGCATCATCTCGGCCCGGAAAGCCACGACGATCGAGCGCTCCACATACTCGAGGCGACGTCCATGAGGAAGGAATACGACTTCAGTCACGCACGACGGAATCCGTACGCCAAGCACCTGAAGCGGTCGGTGACGATCCGGCTCGACGAGAGCACGATTGCATACTTCAAGGAGTTGGCCGAGGACACTGGCATCGCCTACCAGACGCTGATCAACTCGTACCTGCGAGATTGCGCGGCCTCGCGGCGGCGGCCAACGATGCGGTGGGTCGAGCGCAAGAAGGGAGCAGCGTAGGCACAGGCAGCTACTCGATGACGCGACATGCGACATCAGACAGCCCCTCACCGGTCGCGGTGATCCCGGGCCGTGATTCGCGCGCTGCCCTTCGCGCCTCGTCACGTCCAGCGTGCGTGCGAAGGTGCGTCTCCTCGTCAGGCGACAAAAAAGAGAACGTCGGAACGTCGCTCGGGGCCGTGAGTCGGCTCCAAGACGGTGAGCATTCTCGAACGAAGGTCGCACGAGCCGCCCCAGAAATGCACCGTGTTCAGGTCGACGATCACGTCCCCGGCGCCACCAACCGTTCCACCGCCGCCGCCTTGTGCTCCGGCGCGAGGTGCGCGTAGCGCAGCGTCATCGCGATCTTCCGGTGGCCGAGCAGCTCGCGCACCGTGTTCAGATCGACGCCGGCCATGACGAGCTTGGACGCGAACGTATGCCGTACGTCGTGAAACCGGAATGACACGATCGCGGCCTTCTTGAGGATCCCCTCCCACGCGCCCCGGGCCTCAGTCAACGGCGTGTCCGCATCGCTGCCGGGGAACACGAACCCGTCCGGGTCGGGGCTGGCTGGCTTCCAGTTCGTGAGCACTGTCACCGCTTCGGTGTTCAGGGGCACGTGTCGGGTCTGGCCGGTCTTTGCGCCTTCGCCGCGCACGGTCAGCAGGCGCTGCTCGATCCGCACGTCTCGCCAGCGGAGCTGAAGGAGCTCGCCGCGGCGCAGGCCGGTGTTGAGCGCGAGCAGCACCAGGGGTGTCAGGTAGTCCGTGTACGTGCCGTAGGTCGGCCAGAGCGTGTAGCGGCGTTTCACTCGCCAGATGTTCGCCGATTCGCGCGCTGTCCTCCGCGCCTTGTCACGTTCGGCCAGCGCCGTGCGAAGGCGCTCCTCCTCGTCCGGCGACAGGTGCCGAACCACGGCCGATGAATCCTCCGAGGTGGGCTTCATGCGCGCGAGGGGATGGGACGAGAGCGCGCCCCACTCGACCGCACGAGCCAGTGCCGCCCGGAGCGCGGCCATGTCGCGGTTGATGGTCGTGCGCGACACCGGGCGAGGAGTGCCCGCTGGCCGGGATTTGGCCGGTCGCTGCAGACTGCGTCGGTTCGCTCGCCAGCGATCGACGCGCGCGGTCGTGAGGTCGGACAGCTTCAGGTCGAGCAGAGCAGCAAACGCCCAGCGGATGCGCGTCACCTGGCCCGCCTGGCCCCGGTACGTGGCCTTCATCCACGGCTCGTAGCTGTCGGCGAGGAAGGCCCGCAAGGTGACGTCGGACGTCGCCCGGCGCTTCGGGATGGCGTGGCCGAGCGCCGCGGCCGCGCGCCGGCGCTGCGCCTCGACCCGCGCGTCGCCGAGCGTCACCTCGTCGAGCCGACCGAGCGAGAGCCAGCGGCGGTTCGCAAGCTGCACCCGCCACGAGTGCACACCCGATGGTCGGGCGCGCAGGGCGAACCCCGGGATCTTCGGATCGCGGTAGTCGGTGGTGCGCGCCGGCGGCTGCTTGCGGACGAGACGCACGAGCTCGGTGGAAATGAGCTGGTTGGCCATCGGCTCCTCCGGCGGCGATGTGAACGGAGACACGACTAGAATTACGCACCCCCAGCCGTTTGTCCAGGGGTGCATTAGGGGTGCGGGCCCGTTCGGAGACGACGGGTGACGGCCGGAGCCCGAGAGACACAGATCTACGAATTGAGCCCGTATTTGTTGGCTCGTTCGATACCTGGGGAGATGGAGGGAGACGGTCAGGGATGGGTGGTGGGGCCTGTCACGCCGGAGGTCGCGGGTTCGAGTCCCGTCGGCCCCGCCACTCCCTCACGGTTCGGTCGTGCCGGCGCCGCCGGTCTCAGGCATCGCGCGACGCGCACGGCCCGTCGCGCTTGGCACGAGTCCCGTCGGCCCCGCCAATAAATTCAATATAATCAATAATTTAATCGGACTCATATGCCTCACGGCGGCAGCGTCGGGGGTGCATTAGGGGTGCGGGCCTCATCGCGAGGCACGCCCCCGGATGGTGAGCCGCACGTTCACAAGCGGCAGCAGGATCGCGGGCTGGCTTTGGTCATTGGAGGGGCTGTGAGGCCGGCCTGTTCCCGCGTGACGGGCGGAGGCACATCCCGTAAGCTGGGAACGAAGGAGTGCCGACCATGGCCGCGCTGGACTGGTCTGAGTGTCCCGCCGTCGAGAGCATCCCTGGCAAGGTGAGCGGGGCGTGGGTGTTCAAGGACACTCGGACCCCAGTCGCCGTCATCTTCGAGAATCTCGAGGACGGCGTGACCATCGACGAGGTGATCGAGCAGTTCCCGGTCACTCGAGAGCAGGTCCGGGCCGTGCTGGAGTTCGCTGCCCGAAGCCTTGACGCGCCGGTACCTGTCCGCTGATGCACGTGTTGTTCGACAACGGCGTACCACGGGGCGTGGCTTCTGGCCTCCGGGGACACGTGGTCGAGGAAGCTCGCGACCGGGGCTGGGACAGACTCACAAACGGCGACTTGCTCGACGCCGCCGAAGCCGCTGGCTTCGACGTGCTGGTGACGACAGACCGCCACATCCGTCACCAGCAGAACCTCACCAGACGCACGATCGCCATCGTTGTGCTTGACAAGGCAGTTGGCCCCTGATCAAGAGCCAGTTGTCGAAGATCGCGGACGCGGTCGCCGCGTCGACTCCAGGCCGCCTCACCGAGGTGGCGATTCCCGCAGGGTGAGCGGCCAGAGTCCGCTTCCAGTCTGCCCCGGGCGCGCGAGCGCAGGTGCTCGGTCGTGCCGGGGCCGCCGGCCTCCGGCATAGCGCGACGCGCGTCGCGCGTCGCGCTTGGCGAGAATCACGGATCGGCTCGGACGGCGCTCGCTGAACGCATCGTCGGCGGAGGGCAACCGCGCTACCTCGAGTTGTCCGGGCGGTTCGGCCACGCGGACGGCTCGCGCGGCCGCATCCCCGGCGATCGACGGCTGCTGTGCGAATGACCGTGGAAGCCGGGCGCGTTGCGTGGGACTGGAACGCCCGCGCCGGCACCGACTACCGCGAACTGCCCCCCCGACTGCGACGTCAGGGCCGTGGACAAGGTCGTGCTCCCGCCGAAGAGAGGTGCGGCACGAGCGGGCAACGACGTGCGCCCGTGACGGGCACGCGCCTGCGCCGCCTGCCGTTCAGGCGGGCTCGCGCGAGTCGATCGCCACGCGGTGCGCGTGCCGCACCGCTCCAGACTGGCCCTACTGGTCCAGGGCCCGGCGCCGCGTGGCGAGCCGGCCCAGAATCTCGGGCGCGTCCTTGAGCTCCACCAGGGGCGCGAGCTGCGCCTCCACGTAGTCCCAGTCGAGCCGCCCCGACTGCCGGATGATGATGCCGTCGACGTCGACCCAGTCCTTGGGCCTGTCGGCGAACGACTTGAGGACCAGCAGGTCCTCGGCGGAACACGTGCGCAGCTCGATGCCGGGGGGAAAGGTGCACAGGCTCGACCTGTCCACGACGCGTTCCTCGAACGGCAGGCCCGCGAGGGCGATGTCGAGGCCGACGCCCGACGGCGCCCGGAGGAGCAGGACCCGATTCGCGGCTGCGAACTCCGCCGCCCGATCGATGCGCGGCTCGAAGTGCCGGGTCAACGTCGAGACGAAGCCCGCTTCCCCGTGAAAGCCGGTGACGAGCGTGAGGTCGACGTCGATCGTCTCGCGAGGCTCACCCCAGCGCAGGACCGCGAGGCCTCCGATGAGGCAGAACCGCCACCCTTCGGCCTCGCACACCGCCTGCAGTGCGGCGGCCGCGCGGATGACCTCGTTCACGCGCGCGCCTTTCGAAAGGCGCGCTGCTGGTCGACGAGGCCCGAGCTGGGCCTCGCGGCGCGGGGCGCCTGCCGGTAGTCAGCCGGTCCGCAGAGGAGGGCGATGGCGGCGTAGGTGTCGAGTCGCCGCAGTTCCTCGCGCCGAATCCGTTCCAGCGCCAGCGCCGCGTTCTTCCAGGCCTGCGCCCACTGCCGGCCCCGTGCCACCTCTTCAGGCGACCACGACGCCAGCGCCGATCTCTCGGATGCCATCCCTGTATCTTAGCGTGATGCCGCCAATGGCCGGCGCCGTTCCGGCACGACCGTGCACGCCGCGTCGCGCTCACAGAGACTCTGACCAGGCTGATCGCCGCCGTGCCGATCGCCCCGGCGGACGAGGGTGGGGCTTCGCTCGTCGCCTGGATGGAGCAACGGCGGGCCGAGTTGGACGCCATGAGGGGCGAGCGCGTCCGACACGACGCAGCGATCGGCAAGGCTGAGGCCGAGTTGAGCGAAGCGCAACTCGACCTGGCGAAGGCCTCGGCCGCCGCGACGCAGGCCTTGGGCCGGCAGCAGCGGGTCGGCCAGCGCCGGCCGGTCCGTCCCGAGCGCCATGCCGCGAACGGCCGCGAGCAGAAGGATCGGCAAACGACTGCGTCCGGCATCGGCTCGGCGACGGCGAGTGGAGGTTCGCGTCAGCCGCTCGGCGGCACGACGCTCCGCATCATTAGCGTCGAACATAACCCCGGTCCGACAATCCGGCTGCAGGCTACCGGCTGCAGACTGCCGGCCTGCACGGCGTTTCACGCCGATAGCCCCCATACCTTCGTCCTACGCCCGGTGAGGTTTCGCCAAGGGCTCGATTCGTCGCGTCCAGGTCGAGTGGGGCCGCCAGTCGCCAGTCGCCAGTCGCGAGCCGTTCTGACCCATCAGGGATAACTACAGACGTTCTGTGACAGATATCCAGACACTGTGCCCATCGTGCTTCCCGTTCACGCGACCCCACCTCGCCTTCCAG is a genomic window of Acidobacteriota bacterium containing:
- a CDS encoding BrnA antitoxin family protein, with amino-acid sequence MRKEYDFSHARRNPYAKHLKRSVTIRLDESTIAYFKELAEDTGIAYQTLINSYLRDCAASRRRPTMRWVERKKGAA
- a CDS encoding site-specific integrase → MANQLISTELVRLVRKQPPARTTDYRDPKIPGFALRARPSGVHSWRVQLANRRWLSLGRLDEVTLGDARVEAQRRRAAAALGHAIPKRRATSDVTLRAFLADSYEPWMKATYRGQAGQVTRIRWAFAALLDLKLSDLTTARVDRWRANRRSLQRPAKSRPAGTPRPVSRTTINRDMAALRAALARAVEWGALSSHPLARMKPTSEDSSAVVRHLSPDEEERLRTALAERDKARRTARESANIWRVKRRYTLWPTYGTYTDYLTPLVLLALNTGLRRGELLQLRWRDVRIEQRLLTVRGEGAKTGQTRHVPLNTEAVTVLTNWKPASPDPDGFVFPGSDADTPLTEARGAWEGILKKAAIVSFRFHDVRHTFASKLVMAGVDLNTVRELLGHRKIAMTLRYAHLAPEHKAAAVERLVAPGT
- a CDS encoding DUF433 domain-containing protein, which produces MAALDWSECPAVESIPGKVSGAWVFKDTRTPVAVIFENLEDGVTIDEVIEQFPVTREQVRAVLEFAARSLDAPVPVR
- a CDS encoding nucleotidyl transferase AbiEii/AbiGii toxin family protein, which gives rise to MNEVIRAAAALQAVCEAEGWRFCLIGGLAVLRWGEPRETIDVDLTLVTGFHGEAGFVSTLTRHFEPRIDRAAEFAAANRVLLLRAPSGVGLDIALAGLPFEERVVDRSSLCTFPPGIELRTCSAEDLLVLKSFADRPKDWVDVDGIIIRQSGRLDWDYVEAQLAPLVELKDAPEILGRLATRRRALDQ